A single Anatilimnocola floriformis DNA region contains:
- a CDS encoding peptidylprolyl isomerase, with amino-acid sequence MKVATIETNKGTIKLELFGDKTPKTVENFETLAGKGFYNGLKFHRVIPDFMIQTGCPKGTGTGDAGYKFKDEFHKDLKHTGPGILSMANAGPNTNGSQFFITHVATPWLDGKHSVFGKVIEGQDVVNKIAQGDVMKNVSVAEVEAKK; translated from the coding sequence ATGAAAGTTGCGACGATCGAAACCAATAAGGGAACCATCAAGCTCGAACTGTTTGGCGACAAGACGCCGAAGACGGTTGAGAATTTTGAAACGCTGGCCGGCAAGGGTTTTTACAACGGCCTGAAGTTTCACCGCGTCATTCCGGACTTCATGATCCAGACCGGCTGCCCCAAGGGAACCGGCACGGGCGACGCCGGCTACAAGTTCAAGGATGAGTTTCACAAGGATCTGAAGCACACCGGCCCGGGCATTCTCTCGATGGCCAACGCCGGCCCGAACACCAACGGCTCGCAGTTCTTTATCACGCACGTCGCCACGCCATGGCTCGACGGCAAGCATAGTGTGTTTGGCAAAGTGATCGAAGGCCAGGATGTGGTTAACAAGATCGCTCAAGGCGACGTGATGAAGAATGTGTCAGTCGCTGAAGTCGAAGCCAAGAAGTAA
- a CDS encoding alpha/beta hydrolase family protein, whose protein sequence is MRSIICIFTAALFGTSLSSIAADIPDPLRPAAISTEEVPAVPPALAKRLQQYQSLRAAAFTGWDPAGKGILIRTRFGNSVQLHRVYQPEGRREQITFFDEPVYGRFIPKATDEGILLTMSTGGNENTQLYLLDRHRYETKLLTDGKSRNNPGAIHPDGTKIIISNNMRNGRDMDLYIADCRAGGLEMLLQVEDDTWTPQKWSPDGKFLLLERYRSANESYLALFDIANKRKINLPMPVGKEIGAFGPLAFAPDGRSIFLAIDTQGEFCQLARLDIESGKYEWLSQDIEWDVTDIEIDYTTGEIVFAVNADGASRVFQLVGKPTIDGNSVKIVYEKRELELPLGIVNFLEFSPDGKSLGMTISRPDAPSDAYSYELETKKLTRWTVSEVGGLNPATFVKPTAIRFPSFDDRQIPAWYYKPRNASADKKAAVVINIHGGPEGQSQPFFTGGTQFYLNEMGVAVILPNVRGSTGYGKTYLKLDNAEKREDSVRDIGALLDWIKDQPELDADRVAVTGGSYGGYMVLASLVHYGDRLRAGIDNVGIANFNTFLQNTAPYRQDLRRAEYGDERDPTMKAVFEKISPANHAEKIQSALLVAHGKNDPRVPFSEAQQIAEKVRGKGKSVWTVYADNEGHGFAKKDNADYLRAVEVLFLKQHLKVE, encoded by the coding sequence ATGCGCTCAATCATCTGCATTTTCACGGCGGCTCTTTTCGGCACATCGCTTTCGTCGATCGCCGCCGATATCCCCGATCCGCTTCGCCCTGCCGCGATTTCCACCGAGGAAGTTCCCGCAGTGCCGCCGGCGCTCGCCAAGCGGTTGCAGCAATATCAAAGTCTCCGCGCGGCTGCATTCACGGGGTGGGATCCAGCCGGCAAGGGAATTCTGATTCGCACCCGCTTCGGCAATTCGGTGCAGTTGCATCGCGTTTATCAGCCCGAAGGGCGTCGCGAGCAGATCACGTTTTTCGATGAGCCGGTCTACGGCAGGTTCATTCCCAAGGCGACCGATGAAGGCATTCTGCTCACGATGAGCACCGGCGGCAACGAGAACACGCAGCTCTATCTGCTCGACCGCCATCGCTACGAAACGAAGCTGCTAACCGACGGCAAGAGTCGCAACAACCCTGGCGCGATTCACCCCGACGGAACCAAGATCATCATCAGCAACAACATGCGGAACGGCCGCGATATGGATCTGTATATCGCCGATTGCCGTGCGGGTGGTTTGGAGATGTTGCTGCAGGTGGAGGATGACACCTGGACTCCGCAGAAATGGTCACCCGATGGAAAATTTTTGCTGCTGGAGCGCTATCGCTCGGCGAATGAGTCTTACCTGGCGCTGTTCGACATTGCGAACAAGAGGAAAATCAATCTGCCGATGCCGGTCGGCAAGGAGATCGGCGCTTTTGGTCCGCTCGCTTTTGCGCCGGATGGACGCAGCATTTTTCTAGCGATCGACACGCAAGGTGAATTTTGCCAACTCGCTCGCCTCGACATCGAGAGCGGCAAGTACGAATGGCTGTCGCAAGACATCGAGTGGGATGTAACCGATATTGAAATTGATTACACGACCGGCGAGATCGTGTTCGCCGTGAATGCCGATGGTGCGAGTCGTGTCTTTCAGTTGGTGGGGAAACCGACCATCGATGGCAACTCTGTCAAAATCGTCTATGAAAAGCGCGAGCTGGAACTGCCGCTCGGCATCGTCAACTTTCTCGAATTCTCGCCCGATGGCAAGTCGCTCGGTATGACGATCTCGCGGCCCGACGCGCCGTCGGATGCGTATTCGTACGAACTGGAGACGAAGAAACTCACGCGCTGGACGGTGAGCGAAGTGGGCGGGCTCAATCCGGCGACATTCGTCAAGCCGACGGCGATTCGCTTTCCGTCGTTCGACGACCGGCAGATTCCGGCCTGGTATTACAAACCGCGCAACGCGTCGGCTGACAAGAAGGCCGCCGTGGTGATTAACATTCACGGCGGGCCCGAGGGACAATCGCAGCCGTTCTTCACCGGCGGCACGCAGTTTTATCTGAACGAAATGGGCGTCGCCGTGATTCTGCCGAACGTCCGCGGCAGCACTGGCTATGGCAAGACTTATCTCAAGCTCGACAACGCCGAGAAACGCGAAGATAGCGTGCGCGACATCGGCGCGCTGCTCGATTGGATCAAAGATCAGCCCGAGCTCGACGCCGATCGTGTTGCCGTGACCGGCGGATCGTACGGTGGTTACATGGTGCTCGCGTCGCTCGTCCACTACGGCGATCGCCTGCGCGCCGGCATCGACAACGTGGGCATCGCCAACTTCAACACGTTCCTGCAAAACACAGCCCCCTATCGCCAGGATCTCCGCCGCGCCGAATACGGCGATGAGCGCGATCCCACCATGAAGGCCGTCTTCGAAAAGATCAGCCCGGCCAATCACGCCGAAAAAATTCAATCCGCATTGCTTGTCGCTCACGGCAAGAACGACCCGCGCGTGCCGTTCAGCGAAGCCCAGCAGATCGCCGAAAAAGTTCGCGGCAAAGGCAAATCGGTCTGGACCGTCTACGCCGACAACGAAGGCCACGGCTTTGCGAAAAAAGACAACGCCGATTATCTGCGGGCAGTGGAAGTGCTGTTTTTGAAACAGCATCTGAAAGTGGAGTGA